A section of the Citrus sinensis cultivar Valencia sweet orange chromosome 8, DVS_A1.0, whole genome shotgun sequence genome encodes:
- the LOC127899130 gene encoding uncharacterized protein LOC127899130, which translates to MRLYEKWQKANEITKCYILASISNILQAKHQNLETAIEIIDSLQHMFRQSTRSARQAVLKGIMNSKMGKETRVRDHVLKMMDYLNEAEIQGAQIDDNSKIDMVLDFLPETFKEFKINYNMNKRNMTLTELINELHSAEEIYHAEKSLGSINITEKCSSSRPKLKGKGKKKAGKKRLSTNQDGKPKGKCFKCGQKGH; encoded by the coding sequence ATGAGGctttatgagaaatggcaaaaggctaatgaaataacaaaatgCTACATTTTAGCCTCGATTTCTAATATTCTACAGGCCAAACATCAAAACTTGGAGACTGCCATTGAAATAATAGATAGTCTCCAACATATGTTCAGACAGAGTACTCGCTCCGCCAGACAAGCAGTGCTGAAAGGAATTATGAACAGTAAAATGGGGAAAGAAACAAGAGTTCGTGATCATGTCCTTaaaatgatggactatttgaatgaggCTGAAATTCAAGGAGCACAAATCGATGATAACTCAAAGATTGACATGGTGCTAGATTTTTTGCCAGAAACATTCAAGGAgtttaagattaattataacatgaacaaaagaaacatgacCTTAACTGAATTGATAAATGAACTCCATTCTGCTGAAGAGATCTATCATGCTGAGAAATCTCTAGGAAGCATAAATATTACTGAAAAATGTTCTTCTTCTAGACCTAAGCTGAAAGGCAAAGGTAAAAAGAAAGCTGGGAAAAAGAGATTGTCTACCAACCAAGATGGCAAGCCGAAAGGCAAATGCTTCAAGTGTGGACAGAAAGGTCACTGA